In Dyella terrae, one DNA window encodes the following:
- a CDS encoding YciI family protein produces the protein MRVMVMVKATEVTERGGPIDPAGLEAMSRFNEELAQAGKLVALGGLTPTSNGKRVAVDGERRIVTDGPFTETKELVAGFMILEVESMEEAMDWVLRAPNCSPVRTEIEVRPLMGMAEFEAVQNAQTKVIRERMRERLNGS, from the coding sequence ATGCGCGTCATGGTGATGGTGAAAGCGACCGAAGTGACCGAACGAGGAGGGCCCATCGATCCCGCGGGGCTCGAGGCGATGAGCCGGTTCAACGAAGAGCTGGCCCAGGCGGGCAAACTCGTGGCGCTGGGTGGCCTGACGCCGACCTCAAACGGCAAGCGCGTTGCGGTGGACGGTGAGCGACGCATCGTGACGGACGGGCCGTTCACCGAGACCAAGGAACTGGTCGCGGGCTTCATGATCCTCGAGGTGGAGAGCATGGAGGAAGCGATGGATTGGGTACTGCGAGCTCCCAACTGTTCGCCCGTCCGGACCGAGATCGAGGTTCGGCCGCTGATGGGCATGGCGGAGTTCGAGGCAGTGCAGAACGCGCAGACCAAGGTGATTCGCGAGCGGATGCGCGAGAGGCTCAACGGTTCCTGA